A region of Lathyrus oleraceus cultivar Zhongwan6 unplaced genomic scaffold, CAAS_Psat_ZW6_1.0 chrUn0189, whole genome shotgun sequence DNA encodes the following proteins:
- the LOC127112633 gene encoding abscisic acid and environmental stress-inducible protein yields MDSKIAILILGLMAMVLVISSEVSARDLTETSTNTKDDVVEKSDELNDAKYYGGGYNHGGGGGYNGGGGGYNHGGGGYNGGGGGYNHGGGGYNGGGGGYNHGGGGYNGGGGGYNHGGGGGYNHGGGGYNGGGGGYNHGGGGYRGGGGHGGSFNNGN; encoded by the exons ATGGATTCCAAAATAGCAATTCTCATCCTTGGCCTAATGGCCATGGTTCTTGTTATTTCCTCAGAGGTGTCAGCTAGGGACTTAACTGAGACTTCAACTAATACCAAAGATG ACGTTGTTGAAAAGTCAGATGAATTAAATGATGCCAAATATTACGGTGGAGGTTACAACCATGGTGGCGGCGGAGGTTACAACGGTGGTGGAGGAGGCTACAACCATGGTGGTGGTGGCTACAATGGTGGTGGAGGAGGATACAACCATGGAGGTGGTGGTTACAATGGTGGCGGAGGAGGATACAACCATGGAGGCGGTGGTTACAACGGTGGCGGTGGAGGATACAACCATGGTGGCGGAGGAGGATACAACCATGGAGGCGGTGGTTACAATGGTGGTGGAGGAGGCTACAACCATGGAGGTGGTGGTTATCGTGGTGGAGGTGGACATGGTGGTAGTTTCAACAATGGTAACTGA